GGCGTCTTTGGGCTCTATCTGGTGGGCGCGTTCGAACATCTCCATGGCTTTTAACTTCAGGCCGGTTTTCTGGTAGGCCACCATCAGGTTGTAATACGCCGAAACCATGTCTGGATCCAGCTCCACAGCCTTGTTCATGTTCCCGATGCCCTCTTCCTGCAAGGACTGGTCATTTTCCGCCTCGCCATGCTCAAACTTGGCCCGGCCCAGCGAGTTTTGCCCTTTGGCCTCCATGGCCCTTCTCAAATCCCGGGCGAAAAGCCATACGGCCTTGCCCAGATACTCGATGGCCTGGGGGTATTTACCATCCCTCAGGTAAGCTTCGCCCAGTTTCTGGGTTATGTCCGCAGATTCCGGCTGGGCTTGCAGGGCTATCTCCAGTTCCTTGATGGATTGGGGTATCTTGCCCAAGGCTTTCAAGGCCTGCGACAACAATTGATGCGCCTCCACCGCCCCGAAATCGCTGGCGATGACTTTCCTTAGCAGTTTTTCGGCGTCCCCGTAAAACCGGAACCGCATAAAAGTCTTGCCCACTTCCAGCTCCGGCTGGACGCTGAATGGGGCAACATCTCCTAAAGCCAGGAACCGGCGGGAAAATTCCTCCGCCTTGCGCCTTTGGCCCATCTCGGTTTCAGGGGCTTCCATGGCCAGGTCGACCTGGTCAAAGTAAGCGTCCACATCTTTCCGGACCATGGCGATCCTGCGTAGCAGTATGTGCGTAAGCCTTTCCCGGAAAAGATGGGGCATGGGGGGTTTAACTATGCACTCGTCCACCCCGGCGGCGGCGGCGGCGCGGATGTCGTCTTTCTTCTGCTCGTCAACCAGCATGATGAACGCCATGTTCCTGGAGCGGGCGTCGGCCCTCACGCTCTTCAACAGTTCGTAGCCGGACATATTGGCCCCGCCCCAGTCGGCCACTACAAGGCCAATGCTTTTGGATGGGGTGCTGGTGGAGAATATTATGGCGTCGAAGGCCTCTTTGCCGTTCTGGGTTTCCAGTATTTCGGTGAAACCAAGAAGCGATAACGCCGAGCGTATCCTCTGCCGCTCTACCGCCGCGTCTCCTGCGATCAGCGCACGCATCACCCGTTCCCCCTCTTCTGCGCCATGTGTCCGCGCGGCAAGGCAAGGCGCGGAGGCATAATATGGTGAAAGAATTGCGAGTTATTTTACTTCATTATCTTGAGGTCAATTCCAATACTGTGTCAACAGTTTATTGCCGGTTCAAAATGACAACCCCAACCGTTTTCAACTCAAACACTTGTCACGCCCACTGCGGGGTCATATCATGGTGGGGGCCGGTTTATGTAACAACTGTTTTCGTTTTGAGGTTTGTGATGGATAAAATGGCGAGGCTCTCACTCACCGCTATGCTGGCGGTGTTTGTCTTGACGTTGAACGGTTGCGGCTATAACGCCTTCCAGGCCGGGGATGAAAGCATAAAAGCCCATTGGGCCGAGGTGGTAAACCAGTACCAGCGCCGGGCGGACCTTGTGCCCAATCTCGTGAACGTGGTCAAAGGCTATGCCGCCCATGAAAAAGAGATACTGGAAAATGTCACCCTTGCCCGGTCTCGCGTGGCTTCCATCCAGGCGACCCCGGAGCTTTTGAACGACCCGAAAGCCTTCGCCGCTTTCCAACAAGCCCAGGCGGGCCTGCAAGGCGCCCTTTCCAGGCTTATCGCCGTGGCCGAGAACTATCCCCAATTGAAAGCCGATGGTGTTTTCCGCGACCTGATGGCCCAGCTGGAGGGCACGGAGAACCGCATCACCGTGGCCCGCAACCGTTACATAAAAGCGGTGGAAGGATATAACGTGACCGTGCGCTCGTTTCCCTCGAACCTCACGGCCATTGTTTTCGGCTACACGGTGAAACCCACCTTCGAGGTGGCTAACGAAAAAGAGATATCCACTGCCCCCAAGGTGGATTTCGGGCAAAAATAACCATCAGCCCTTTTAGATAAATGCGTATAAATATTTGGCGGCGCGCTCTTTTTATCCTGGCTCCCGCTACGGCGCTCTGCCTGTGGCCCGGCGCCGGGCGGGCCGAGACGCCAATACCCCCTTTGCGTACCGCCGTGACCGACCTGACCGGAACGCTTTCATCCAGCCAGGCCGCCGAGCTGGAGTCGAAACTCCGGGAGTTTGACAAAACGAAGGGGAGCCAGGTGGCGGTGCTTATAGTCCCGTCCACCAAGCCGGAGACCATAGAGCAATACTCCATCCGTGTATTTGAAAGCTGGAAACTTGGCCGGAAAGGGATGGACGACGGGGTGTTGTTCACCGTGGCCATGCAAGACCGTACCATGCGCATTGAGGTGGGTTACGGGCTTGAAGGGGCTTTGCCGGACGCAATTTGCAAAAGGATCACCAGCGAGCTTGTGGTTCCCAGGTTTAAGGAGGGAGACTACGCTACAGGAATTTCCGCCGGGGTGGACGCAATATTGAAATCCATCGCCGGGGAGAAATTGCCCTCGCCAGCAAGCGCCGGACAGGAGGATTTCTCGGGATGGGAAATCATATTGATCCCTATCATCCTCTTTATTGTGGTTTTTTTCATTATTTTGTCCAAGGCCGCAGGGAGGGCAAAAAGTGGAAGGCGTGGCCCGCCAGACAATGGTTCCGGTTATTATGGCGGCGGTAGCGACTATGGAAACTCTTCAAACAGCGGAAGCGATTCCGGTGGCGGTGATTTTAGCGGGGGCGGGGGCGAATCCGGGGGTGGAGGTTCATCGGACAACTGGTAGTTTGATCCTATTCCGACGACACGGGGATTACAGAACCCGCCGTTTGGGTTTTCGCTTTCGGAATGGTAACTGAAAGCAACCCGTCTTTTAATGACGCGCTCACGCTATTTTCATCCACCTCGCACGGCAGGATGAAATTGCGGATGAACTTGCCATAGTTCCGCTCTATACGGAAATAGCTTTCATCGCTCACGTCTTTCTGTTTTTTCCGCACGCCCACGAAGGTAACGGTGTTGCCGCTGATGTCCAGCACCATGTCGTCCAGGCTCATGCCGGGCACTTCCGCCTTTAACACGAACCCTTCGGCGTTCTCGTAAACGTCGCACAGCGGCACCCAAGGGGAGGGGAACCTTATGTCCACATCCAGGTTCGCCAGCACATACTCGAACAGCTTGCTCATCCTGTCCTGCACGAACATCAGGTCTTTGGCTGGATCCCAACGCAATATGGACATTTTTCCCTCGAACCCGCGCTTGCATGGTTATTATGTAATCAATATAAAAGGCCCGGCCCCGTATGGCAACTTTTTGTTGCCGGCGGGGGCGGGCTTTTCATTACCAGCCAGGCCATTGACCTATGGGGCCGCCTGCAACATTCCCTCAAGCTCGCCCAGCGCGGCCGCCACTTCCGGCCCGGCCTTTTCGCCTGAAGGGGCGCCAATTGTTTCACGCAATAGGCTTTCCGCCTCGTCCGAACCTTTGCCGGTATATTTGACTGCTCCTGTCCTGCCCCACGCGCCTGCTGAATATTTGTGAGACGTTGTGGAGTTCAATGCGTAGCATGGGCTTAGGCTACCGTTAATGGACAGGTAGAAACATCCAGTCAATCTTCCGTCTGATTCTATGACGAAGGTGTAATCGTAATACCAGCCGGTAATGGCAGTCTGGACAACCAAAAGATATTTTGAAAGTGATGGAGACCAAGCGGCCAAGGCCGAATATGTTGGATAATCAGCGTCATATCCGCTATAAATATCCTCACCATCGGAGTTTTTCTCCGATGTTTTGGCGTCCAGGGTAACTTTTTTTGTATACTCGCTGATGATGACATAAACGAACTTGAAGTTGCCCAGAAGCTTATCCGCCTCGGCCGTATTCGAACCGCCAGACCCTCCTCCGCCGCAGGCTGAAACCATCAACACCGTCATGAGAGCCGCTAACACCTTTTTCATCTTCCCCCTCCTTTTCTCGTTCATAACCGCTCCGGGGCGCGGGCTCCGGCGCTAATGGAGAGAGGGTATGGCGCCTTTGTGACAGGGCAGGTCACAAATTCCCTTGTACTATTTCATTTTGAGACCTTGCCTGTCACAACGTTCCGGTATAATTTGGTGTGGGTTTTTATGACGGGACGGAATACGCGTCCTGCCGAATTTCCATGTAACCCGGGAGGCCGGTTTGCCCAGGAACAGCCAAAGCGTCCGCATTATTGGCCTGATGAACGATTTGCGCTCGGCCTCCGGCGTTTATCCATCCCACGCCGCCAGTAAATACATGGTTACGGTACGCACCATCTACCGGGATATGGAGGGGCTGGAGAAACTGGGTTGCCCCATATATAAAGACGAAAGCGGATTCCGGGTTGTCTGGCGGATGCAGAAGACCAATGGAGCGGAATCCGGCGAAATCCCTTTTTCGCAGGGTGAAAAGTTGTCGCTCCTTTTTGCGTCCAATCTGGCGAAGAAGCTGGGTGGTTCCTCTTTTGAAAATAATATCCTGTCGCTGGTGGGCAAACTGGTGGCGCGGGGAAATGGAACCAACGGATTTCAGTCCGCTAAAAACCTGTTCTTCCCCTTCGTGAAAGGCGCGAAAGGCTACGCATCCCATGAACGCGCTCTGGACAAAATCGTTTCCGCCATCATCGAGTCCAGGGTTGTTTCCATCGTATATAATTCGTTCCATTCGGGCAGGGTGAAAAAGCTTTCTATCCATCCTTATCACGTCTTCGAGCATTCAAACGGGCTGTATGTTTACTGCCATTCCCCGGCGCACGGCAAAATAATAACCCTGGCGGTGGAGAGGATAAAAAACGTAACCGTTACAAATGAGCTTTTCCAGCCAGGCCCGGCGCGGAATATACCGGAAATTTCCCAAGACAGCATCGGCCTCGGCTCCGGCCGGCGGGTGAATGTGGAGCTGGAGTTCGACGAGAATGCGGCCAAATACGTCAAGGAGCGGCGCTGGCACCCTTCGCAGAAAATCGTTGAGATGGAAGATGGGCGCGTCCGGTTATCAATGCAAGTCTGCCTCGATTACGAGCTGACGCGGTTTATTTTGGGTTTTGGCCCGGCGGTGAGGGTGGTAAAACCTGCGGGATTGCGAAATAGAATTGCGGCCAGTTTAAAAGAGACGCTGGAGAATTATTAGAACATATATGAACTTCAGGAAAGCGCAGGAGTAATCATGTCTGGATTGACAATCACAGATGTTCTGTTCAGCCGCCTAAGCCCGTCGCCGGAACGTCGCGCATTTTTCCGCAAACGAAACAAGCAATAGCATTGTATCCTTATTGTAAGGAAACAAGGAATGTGCTTGCTAAAAAGACATCGAAGAACCAACTGACCCTTCCAAAAAAAATCGCAGATGGTTTTAATGGTGTGGACTACTTCGATGTTTCCGTTAAGGACAACTCCATAGTCCTCAAGCCTGTTAAAATAGAGCCCGCCAGGAAGGGGCTGGAGAGCATGAGGGATAAAATCAAGTCGCTCGGACTGGATGATACCGACATAAAAAAAGCGATTCGCTGGGCGCGCTAAATAAAAAGCCCCGCCGTCCTTTCGAATGGCGGGGCTGATTAACTCGACTGCCCTTAAAGACTACTTCTTCTCCTTGTCGCTGTCCACGAACTCCGCGTCCACCACGTCTTCCTTGGGGCCGCCTGAAGGTTCGCCACCGGGGCCTTCATGGCCGCCATGGGGCGCGCCGCCTTCCGCCGAGGCTTTCTGGTAGATGGCTTCCGCCAGTTTATGGCTGGCGGTCTGGAGCTTTTCAACAGCCGCGTGAAGCTCCGCCGGGTCTTTAGACTCCATGGATTTCTTCGCGTCCGCCACGGCGTCTTCCAGGTTTTTCCTGTCGCCGTCGGAAAGCTTGCCGCCGTGCTCTTTTAACGCCTTCTCGGTCTGGTAGATCAGCGCGTCGGCCTGGTTGCGCGCCTCGGCCAGTTCCTTGGCGCGTTTGTCCTCGTCCTCGTGGGCCTGGGCGTCGCCCACCATCTTCTTGATGTCGTCCTCGTTGAGGCTGGATGAGCCGGTGATGGTTATCTTCTGCTCCTTGCCGGTGCCCTTGTCCTTGGCGGAAACGTGGACGATGCCGTTTGCGTCTATGTCGAAAGTCACCTCAATCTGCGGCATGCCGCGCGGCGCGGGCGGGATACCCTCCAGGTGGAACCGGCCCAGTGTGCGGTTGTCCGTGGACATCTGGCGCTCGCCCTGCATCACGTGGATCTCCACCGATGTCTGGTTGTCCGCCGCGGTGGAGAATATCTCGCTTTTCCTCGTGGGGATGGTGGTGTTGCGCTCTATTATGCGGGTCATCACGCCGCCAAGGGTTTCAATGCCCAGCGACAGGGGCGTAACGTCTAGCAAAAGTATGTCCTTCACCTCGCCGCCCAACACGCCGGCCTGCACAGCCGCGCCCAGGGCCACCACCTCGTCGGGGTTTACGCCTTTGTGCGGCTCTTTGCCGTAATAGTTTTTAACCAGCTTTTCCACCATGGGCACACGGGTGGAACCGCCCACCAGTATGGCCTCGTGGATTTCCGACTGTTTCAGCCCGGAATCCTTCATGGCGTTCTCCACCGGCTTTCTGCTCCGCTCCACCAGGTCGTCTATCATCGCCTCGAACTTGGCCCGGGTGAGGGTTACGTTCAGGTGTTTGGGGCCTGAAGCGTCCGCGGTGATGAATGGCAGGTTGATGGCGCTCTCGGGGCTTTGCGAAAGCTCTATTTTCGCCTTCTCCGCCGCCTCTTTAAGCCTTTGCAGGGCCATCACGTCCTTGCTTAAGTCTATGGTGGTGTCTTTCTTGAACTCGGAGATCAGCCAGTCTATAACCCGCTGGTCGAAGTTGTCGCCGCCCAGGTGGGTGTCGCCGTTGGTGGCTTTCACTTCCACCACGTTGTCGCCCACTTCCAGGATGGATATGTCGAACGTGCCGCCGCCCAGGTCGTACACGGCCACCACTTCGTCTTTCTTTTTGTCCAGCCCGTAAGCCAGCGCCGCCGCCGTGGGCTCGTTGATGATGCGTTTAACCTCCAGCCCGGCTATCCTGCCAGCGTCTTTGGTGGCCTGCCGCTGGGCGTCGTTGAAATATGCGGGAACGGTTATAACCGCTTCGGTCACTTTCTCGCCCAGGTAGGCTTCCGCCGCGGATTTGAGCTTCATAAGAATATGGGCGGATATCTCCTCCGGCGAGTACTGTTTGCCCCGCACTTCCACCATGGCCTTGCCATCGGGGCCAGCCACAACCTTGTAAGGCACCAGCTTCATTTCCTGGCTCACCTCGCCGTACTGTCTGCCCATGAAGCGTTTTATCGAGAATATGGTGTTTTCGGCGTTGGTGATGGCCTGGTTCTTCGCGGCCTGGCCCACAAGCCTTCCACCATCTTTGGTAAACGCGACCACCGAGGGAGTAGTCCTGGAACCCTCTTGGTTTACAATAACTTTCGGCTCGCCACCTTCCATTACGGCAACGACCGAGTTTGTGGTTCCCAGGTCTATGCCTATTATCTTGCCCATTAATCCTCCTTCGGCTTATCTGTTAGAGCCCTATGGCTTTATATGTCCTTTTGCTTTATAAAACCGGCGCCAGGCCGCGTCAAGGCAATAATCAAAATAGGCGGGATTTTGTGGA
This DNA window, taken from Nitrospinota bacterium, encodes the following:
- a CDS encoding tetratricopeptide repeat protein, yielding MRALIAGDAAVERQRIRSALSLLGFTEILETQNGKEAFDAIIFSTSTPSKSIGLVVADWGGANMSGYELLKSVRADARSRNMAFIMLVDEQKKDDIRAAAAAGVDECIVKPPMPHLFRERLTHILLRRIAMVRKDVDAYFDQVDLAMEAPETEMGQRRKAEEFSRRFLALGDVAPFSVQPELEVGKTFMRFRFYGDAEKLLRKVIASDFGAVEAHQLLSQALKALGKIPQSIKELEIALQAQPESADITQKLGEAYLRDGKYPQAIEYLGKAVWLFARDLRRAMEAKGQNSLGRAKFEHGEAENDQSLQEEGIGNMNKAVELDPDMVSAYYNLMVAYQKTGLKLKAMEMFERAHQIEPKDAEGWVEMGKVYLNRDESQKALFAFKKADQLSEGTFEVYEEAALALYRSKMFRESLYFIEKAKKINPSDKFSYNLCGVIYRTMGDRHAAVMEYQRAAQLDPNDAAIIFNLGVAYFKASQEDKSLEYFRKAKTLDPSLTEVDKYLEMLGEHAGG
- a CDS encoding LemA family protein; amino-acid sequence: MARLSLTAMLAVFVLTLNGCGYNAFQAGDESIKAHWAEVVNQYQRRADLVPNLVNVVKGYAAHEKEILENVTLARSRVASIQATPELLNDPKAFAAFQQAQAGLQGALSRLIAVAENYPQLKADGVFRDLMAQLEGTENRITVARNRYIKAVEGYNVTVRSFPSNLTAIVFGYTVKPTFEVANEKEISTAPKVDFGQK
- a CDS encoding YgcG family protein, translated to MRINIWRRALFILAPATALCLWPGAGRAETPIPPLRTAVTDLTGTLSSSQAAELESKLREFDKTKGSQVAVLIVPSTKPETIEQYSIRVFESWKLGRKGMDDGVLFTVAMQDRTMRIEVGYGLEGALPDAICKRITSELVVPRFKEGDYATGISAGVDAILKSIAGEKLPSPASAGQEDFSGWEIILIPIILFIVVFFIILSKAAGRAKSGRRGPPDNGSGYYGGGSDYGNSSNSGSDSGGGDFSGGGGESGGGGSSDNW
- a CDS encoding Hsp20/alpha crystallin family protein, with product MSILRWDPAKDLMFVQDRMSKLFEYVLANLDVDIRFPSPWVPLCDVYENAEGFVLKAEVPGMSLDDMVLDISGNTVTFVGVRKKQKDVSDESYFRIERNYGKFIRNFILPCEVDENSVSASLKDGLLSVTIPKAKTQTAGSVIPVSSE
- a CDS encoding WYL domain-containing transcriptional regulator — translated: MPRNSQSVRIIGLMNDLRSASGVYPSHAASKYMVTVRTIYRDMEGLEKLGCPIYKDESGFRVVWRMQKTNGAESGEIPFSQGEKLSLLFASNLAKKLGGSSFENNILSLVGKLVARGNGTNGFQSAKNLFFPFVKGAKGYASHERALDKIVSAIIESRVVSIVYNSFHSGRVKKLSIHPYHVFEHSNGLYVYCHSPAHGKIITLAVERIKNVTVTNELFQPGPARNIPEISQDSIGLGSGRRVNVELEFDENAAKYVKERRWHPSQKIVEMEDGRVRLSMQVCLDYELTRFILGFGPAVRVVKPAGLRNRIAASLKETLENY
- a CDS encoding AbrB/MazE/SpoVT family DNA-binding domain-containing protein, translating into MLAKKTSKNQLTLPKKIADGFNGVDYFDVSVKDNSIVLKPVKIEPARKGLESMRDKIKSLGLDDTDIKKAIRWAR
- the dnaK gene encoding molecular chaperone DnaK; this encodes MGKIIGIDLGTTNSVVAVMEGGEPKVIVNQEGSRTTPSVVAFTKDGGRLVGQAAKNQAITNAENTIFSIKRFMGRQYGEVSQEMKLVPYKVVAGPDGKAMVEVRGKQYSPEEISAHILMKLKSAAEAYLGEKVTEAVITVPAYFNDAQRQATKDAGRIAGLEVKRIINEPTAAALAYGLDKKKDEVVAVYDLGGGTFDISILEVGDNVVEVKATNGDTHLGGDNFDQRVIDWLISEFKKDTTIDLSKDVMALQRLKEAAEKAKIELSQSPESAINLPFITADASGPKHLNVTLTRAKFEAMIDDLVERSRKPVENAMKDSGLKQSEIHEAILVGGSTRVPMVEKLVKNYYGKEPHKGVNPDEVVALGAAVQAGVLGGEVKDILLLDVTPLSLGIETLGGVMTRIIERNTTIPTRKSEIFSTAADNQTSVEIHVMQGERQMSTDNRTLGRFHLEGIPPAPRGMPQIEVTFDIDANGIVHVSAKDKGTGKEQKITITGSSSLNEDDIKKMVGDAQAHEDEDKRAKELAEARNQADALIYQTEKALKEHGGKLSDGDRKNLEDAVADAKKSMESKDPAELHAAVEKLQTASHKLAEAIYQKASAEGGAPHGGHEGPGGEPSGGPKEDVVDAEFVDSDKEKK